GCCGCTCGGCTTCTTCGCCGCCGATTGCCTCACCACGAGCAACGAGCCCTGACTCGGTCTGCAGCGGAATCTGCTTCAGCAGCAGTGACAGCAGGAACGCCACAGCAATGAACGGCAGGATGTACCAGAACACCGGCGCGAGAGCGTCAGCGTATGCGCCAACAATGCCGTCGCGCACCGCATCAGGCAGGTCGTTCAGCACCGACGGGTCGATGGTCGCCGTCGCGTTCGCCGCATCCGAGGCGCTGGCGCCGGCATCCGTGAACACCGACGTCAGATTCTCGGTCAAGCGCGTGGTGAAGAGGGTGCCGAACACGGCGGTTCCCAGCGACGCTCCCACCTCGCGGAAGTAGTTGTTCGTGCTCGTCGCCGTGCCCACCTGAGACGCGGGAACGGCGTTCTGAACGACGAGAACTACGACCTGCATAATCAGGCCGAGGCCCACACCGAACACGAACAGGAACACACAGATCAGCCAGATCGGAGTGGATGCCGCCAGGGTGGTGAACGCGAGCATAGCGGCGCCCATTACGATCGTGCCGATGATCGGGTAAATCTTGTACTTTCCGGTCTTCGTAATCGCCAGACCCGACCAGATCGACGTGCCGATCATGCCGACCATCATCGGAATCAAGAGCAAACCGGATGCTGCAGCCGACGTGCCCGACGCCATCTGTAGGAACGTGGGGAGAAAGCCGATCGCGGCGAACATGCCGATGCCGAGCACCATTCCGATGGCTGATGCGTTGATGAAGATGGGGTTGCGGAACAGGCTGAGCGGAATGATCGGGTCTGCAGCACGCGCCTCGGTGATGATGAACGCTGCCGCGGCGGCGAGCAGCCCAGCACCCCACGCCCACGTGGCGACCGAGCCCCAGCCGAAGTCGGCGTCGCCGCCAAAGTCCGTGAAGAAGATGAGGCACGTCGTCGCGATCGAGAGAAAGAGCACACCGAGAATGTCGATCGGCTTCTCTGCCTTTTTGGTGGGCAGCTTGAGCGTCACCATCGCGATCACGAACGCCGCGATGCCAATGGGGATGTTGATGTAGAAACCCCACTGCCAGGTGAGGTGATCGACGAAGTAGCCTCCGAGCAGCGGACCGGCCACAGCCGAGAGACCGAACACAGCGCCAAGCGGGCCCATGTACTTGCCGCGCTCGCGTGCGGGCACGATGTCGGCGATGATTGCCTGCGACAGAATCATGAGCCCGCCGCCGCCGAGCCCCTGCAGGGCACGGAACACGACGAACGCCCAGAAACTGCCGGCGAAGGCGCATCCAACCGACGCAAGAGTAAACAGCGCAATCGCGATCAGGAACAGGTTGCGTCGCCCCAGCACGTCGCCAAACTTGCCGTAGATCGGCATCACGATGGTGGTGGCGAGCAGGTACGCGGTCACGATCCACACCTGATGCTCAACGCCGCCGAGTTCGCCGACGATCGTCGGCATGGCTGTCGACACGATCGTCTGGTCAAGACTTGCCAGCAGCATCCCCGCGATGAGGGCTCCGAAAATCGTCCAAATGCGCCGCTTGGTCAGCAGAAAGGGCGCCGCTTCTGTTGTAGTCATTGTTGCCGTTCTCTATGAATCAGGTGAGCCTGTGCGGCTCGGGAAAGAGGGAGTTGGTCAGATGAGCAGTTCGCGGGCGGCAGCGATCCGCTGTTCGAAAATGCGCGAGAAGTGCCCGATACTCGGCGGGGCATCGCCATGGTCAGCAAAGTACTCCTTGGCGGTGGCCCGACTGAACGCGCCGACGATATGCACGAGTGTCGATGCCCTCAGGTCGCCCGCTTCCAGGTGCTCGCGCTGCTCGATGAGCGCGATGTCTCGTTGCTCATTCGCCTGGATCATCTCGAAGATGCGCGTGTGCAACCGCGGTTCGCGCTCGATTGCAGCTTTCATCGCCCGAACATCGGATGCCGAGGGAGCCACGATCTCCCATCGCGCCAAGTGCAGCGCAACGAAGTCGTCAACAAGCGCGTCAGAGATGGTCTCCCCCGCTGAGCTGCCGCCGTCGAGGAACGTCTGCGTGAGTTCGTCATCACCGTGTGGGGCGAGGATGCCGAGAACAGCATCCTCCTTCGATGCAAAGTAGTTGAAGAACGTTCGCCTCGACACCCCGGCTGCCTCGCACAGCTCTTCGACTGTGTAGCCAGTGAAGCCGTCGCGGGCGGTCCACTCGCGTGCGAGCTCAATGAGCCGCTCTGCCGATTCCTGCCGGCGACGCTCTCGCAGATTCGTTGCACTTTCCATCACAACGTGCATTCTTGCACTTTTACCCTATGAGTGCACTGGGAATATCGTTTCCGTCTGCCAAGCGGCGCACAGCACAATGCCGCGTCAATCGGGGACCAACTTTTGCTATCGCCGCGGCGCACCGAATAGCAAAAGTTGGTCCCCAATTGGTGCTGCGAAACACGAAACGGGTCGCCGCACTGCGCGCGACGACCCGAATCGGTGAACGTGGAGTGCTACTTGCCCTCGGGGATCGCGGCGACCGCGTCGATCTCGACGAGGATGTTCGCCAGCTGCGACCCGACAGTGGTGCGAACGGGGAACGGCTCGGAGAAGAACTCCTTGTATGCCTCGTTGAACTCGGCGAAATCCGCCAAGTCCGCAAGGTGAACCGTGGTCTTCACGCAGTCGTTCAGCGTCAGCCCACGCTCACCAAGCGCCGACTGCACGTTGCGCAGCACCTGGCGCGTCTGATCGCCGACGCTCTCGGGAACAGCGTTGCCGTTGGCGGCATCCTGAGGCCCGAACCCGGCCGTGTACACAAACCCGTTCGCTTCGACGGCCTGGCTGTAGGGTCCGGCCGGCTGTGGTGCGTTTGTCGTGTGGAATGCCTTCTTTGTCATAGAGAACTCCTCTTTCTATTTCAGTTGGTCTGGATGGTGCTCGCCGAGTGTCGTGAGCAGCCAGGGTCGGATGCCGCTGACGCTCACTTCAGTTCGTGCAAGCGCCCCGCGTTCTCGACGTCCGGGCGAATCTTCGCGTATGCCGTCGCGATCACGCCGGCGAGCGCGATAACCGTCGCGTACACGATGACAGGCCAGATGTGGCCGGCCCACGCGAACAGCGCCGCGCAGATCAGAGGGGCAAAACCGCCGCCGAGCGTGTTCGAGAACTGGTAGCCGACATTGACGCCCGTCGTGCGCGCCTCGACATCGAACATCTCGGTGAGCAGCGTCTGCAGGGTTCCCTGCATGGCAACGCCCGGAATCACGAAGCCGACGATCATGCCGAGCCAGATCAAGATGGCCGTTCCCCCGCTGAAGAGCGCGAATGCCGGATAGATCAGCACGGCGAAGCCGATGCACGCCAGAATGTAGAACTTGCGGCGCCCGATCTTGTCTGAGACGTGTCCCCACACCGGCGCCATCACGATCTGCAGGAACCCAACGATCATGGTGCCGATGAAGCCCACCTCGGGGTCAACGGAGTGTTCGCTCACCATGTAGGAGAGGCCGTAGGTCAAAACGATGTACCCGGCAATGCTCTGCGGAAGACCGATGAGAATTCCGAGAATGAGGTTCTTGGGGTGGCGAATCGCCTCCATGAGGGGGTTCTTGCGCTTGACCGCCCCGGTCTCGATCGTCTTCGTGTACGTCTTGAACTCGTCGGATTCCTCGAGCTTGCTGCGCAGTACAACAGCAACGATGGTGAGTACGGCTGCGAACAGGAACGGAATGCGCCAGCCCCAGCTCATGAAGAACGTCTCGTCGCCGGCTCCGAGAATGGACATGAGTCCGGCCGAGAACACATTTGCAACGCCAGCACCGGTGATCAGCAAGGCACCGAACAAGCCACGTCGACCGGTCGGCGCATACTCGACAACAATTGTCGCGGCCGGCCCCATCTCGCCACCGACGAAGAGGCCCTGTGCCATGCGCAGAATCACGAGAAGAATCGGCGCGAGAAGTCCGATCGACTCAGCCGAGGGAATCAGTCCCATCAGCGTTGTACAGATTCCCATGCCGATCACGGTGATCATGAGCGACCGCTTACGCCCGAACCGGTCTCCGACGTAGCCGAACACGATGCCCCCGAGCGGGCGCAGCAGGAAGCCCACGGCGAAGGTCGCGAATGATTGGAGGGTTCCCGTCACCGGGTCGTCACCAGGGAAGAACACGTGCGGGAAGACCACGGCGGCGCCGAGCCCGAACAGGTAGTAGTCGTAGTACTCCATCATGGTGCCGATGGCACCACCGGCAACAGTACGGCGATCCTTGGTGGGGATCGCTCTCAACCCCGTTTTGGGCCGCATCGCTGAGTTGGCCATAAGAGCCTCCTTACTCTTTGTATAGATCACCGTGGATCTATCGCATCTGAAGAACTGGCGTCTCTGTGGGAAACCCGCGACTCCTCAGGCGTATCTGCCATCGTGGAGTAAGGTTGTCACGTAGACAAAACGTTAAGCTAGCATTGATTTAGACAATATGTCTAGCACCCAGACGTTTTGTTAGACCTCAAAGCAATGAAGATCAGAGGAGAATCGGATGCCGTCGGACGCCGCCGTCGCCATGCTGAGCCAGTCAGCAGAAGCGCGAGTCTATGACACCCTCGACGAGATCTGCGCGGTCTATCTTCCGGCGATGCGGGCCATGGCCGCTGCGGCGGGCCCGGGGTGCGAGGTCGTGCTTCACGATCTGTCAGCAGACGACCCCGACCTCGACCACACGATCGTCGCGATCGAGAACGGTCACGTGACGGGTCGCAAGGTGGGCGGGCCCTCGACGAGCCTCGGCGCCAGCGTCATTCACAACCAGGGCGCCGACCACGACGCCTTCGGATATCGCGGATTCACGAGCGACGGCCGGCAGCTACGCTGCTCATCCATCTACTTTCGCAACCGGGTCGGCAAGATTATGGCCGCGCTCTGCGTCAACGTCGACGTCAGCGCACTGCAGCAGGCTCGGGCTCTGCTCGACGGCCTGTTGCCGCAGCCCGCTGCCGACTCCGCCGACGAACCGAACGAGTTTTTCGGCCACGATCTCGTTGCGGTCATGGATGCCATGGTGACCGACGCCATCCACGCGATCGGCCGGCCCGTGTCACAAATGTCACGCGATGATCGCGTCGCGATCGTGCGCAAGCTCGACCAGCAGGGTGCGCTGCAGATGCGCAAGGGGATGGAGCACATCGCTTCGCGCCTCGGCATCTCGCGCGTCACGGCCTACTCGTACCTCGATGAGGCCCGGGCTGGCCAGGCAGCACCCGAGTCCGCGTGATCTGACGCGTCGCGACCCGTTCGACGAGCGCCGTAGCAGGGGAAGTGCCGCTTCCGTGACCCGCACGATGCCCACGGCGTGTGTGTCGAACGAACACAGGGCAGCGGGTCCGTCGATCGCAGTCTCGAGAACGCCGGCATTGTGCACGACAACGTCAAGGCGATCTTCAACCTCCTCAATCGAAGCCAACGCGACAGAGACTGAAGCGTCGTCTGTCACGTCGAGCTGCACGGAGCGCGCCGCGGCTCACTCACGACCTGGTTGCGCTGAACGCCGACCTCGATTCACCGTCGCCACTCCCACGCAGATGAGTCCGGTCAAGAACGGGTAGACAGCGCCACGTTCGACGAGGCCGACAAGCACGTTCGCCCCAGAGATGATGTCAACGAGGTAGCCGACCATCGCCACAAGTCCGAGGCAGCCGAGCACGGTCAGCGTTCGGCCGATTTTCAGAGAGAGCCCGACGCGACGGCGCATCACGCCGAGAAAAATCGCGAGAACATTTCCCCCGACGAATCCCGCGAAGGCGCCCATGCTGTGAAATTCGCCGGTGCCATCGTTCATCGCCTCCCCTGACCCGGGAAACAGTGCAAGCAGAATGCCGCCGGCCGCCAGCATCGTGGCGGGCACAAGTGTCAGCCAATGGCGCCAGCCCACTAGCCCGCGAAGCATGGCTACCCCGGCAAATATCGTGATGCCAAAGACAAAGAAGCCGGTGTTCATCACCCATGCGAGCGGCGAGTACATGTATTGGCCGAAGAGCACTGAAGGACCATGAACTCCGAGGTTGCTGATGAAGTGGTATGTGTAACTGTAGGGCGGATCCGCCCACGCAGCGGCCGCGATGAACTCGGCGACAAAGTACACGAGAGGGCCGGCGATCAGTAGCGCTCCCGAGATTCGGCGCAGCGCTGTCGGGCGCTTCTCTGACTGGTCCTCCCGTGTTCGGTTCTGCTCCGGCCAGTGCTGCCCTGTTGGGTGCACATCAGGAGCAAGCACCTCAGAGTTCTTGTCGTTCATGGTCTTCTTCTCTCATGGATTGCGAGTTCGCAGTTCTCGAACTCGTGTTTTCATCTTCATAACTGGTATCACTACAGAACTGTATCAATACCACTTTTGTAGTCAAGTCGATTATGAATTGACTCCAGTAAGATGATCGACATGAGCGATGTGCACCAGACGGGACGCCGAGAGCGGAAGAAGGCAGCAACCCGAACCTCGATTCTGGATGCAGCGAGTGAGCTGTTTCTCGCTCGCGGCTTTGACGCGGTGAGCGTTCGCGAAATTGCCGACAAGGCAGACGTGTCCCCGACAACGGTCTTCGCGCACTTCCCGCAGAAAGAATCACTTGCCTTCAGTGATGAAGACGAGCGTCACCAGCAGCTCGTGTCCGCGGTGAGCGGCCGCGCGCCCGAGACCTCGATTTCGGATGCGCTGAAGGCACACTATCTCTCCGAGATCGCCGCGTTCGAGACTGAGCCTCAGCGCCAGATTCTCGCACTCATGGAAGCAACGCCTGCCCTCGGCGAGTACGCAGAACGAATGTGGTTGCGCCACGAAGAATCTCTCGTTGCCGTGATCACCGACGAATTCGGGCTCGCGGACCCGACTAATGCGATTCGCTTCTACGTAAGATTCGCCCTGCAGATCCAGCTTGTCGCCTCAAAGGACACCGATCCGCGAGCGACAATCGATGCAGGATTTCGACTCCTCGATGAGGGCTGGCTGCGCCTCAACGTTGAGGAGACGACTCCATAAAGCACGTGGCATCGTGAGCGCGACCGGCACCACCGTCACTCGCCATCAAAGTGATTGCACGTCGGGAGCGTTTCCGCGTCAGGGTCGGTCGGGACCGACGGGCCAACGCAACGACGCGACCACACCCGTTCCTTCGCCGATTTCGTCCGGCTCGACGATGCGCACCTTCGCATCGGTGAGCACCGCCGCGCGGACGACTGCCGCCGTCGCGACAATCTCTTCGAGCACCGGTGTTCCCAGAGCATCCTCGGGTGCCGTCGCCACCCACGGCTCGGCCTCGAGCGCAAACAGCGAGTGCTGAAGCAGCGCGTGGTGATCGACGAACACGTAGTCAGCCTGCCCCTGCGCGAGCGCGTGAACGACATCGCCGATGCCTGTCGCCTGCAGCTTGCCGTTGTCGGCGGCAGCCTCGTCGAGGATCGCGCGATTGCGTCGCCGCCTGGCAGCATCCAGCTGCACCTCGAGCGCGTGACGCACGCGATCCTCCGATGCCCCCTCGGCATTAACCTCACCGGGGATGACGTGCAGCAGGTGTGTGGCTTGATCACTCAGCTGACCGCTCAGCATCTGCACCGCGCGAACGTCACCCGAGAGAAAGATTACTCGCGGGTGGTGCTCGGCGATCAACGTGGTGATCTGCTCGGCGACCTCGCTCTGAGTATGCTTCCACGTCTCTTCGCTGTGGCGCTGCAGATTGGCCTCCGACGTACGACCCGCGCTCACCTTGTTGATATAGGGAGAGTCAGACTCGATGTGCCGCGTGACGATCGGGTTGCGGTCGCCTTCCGCAAAGACCTCGATGTCGCCGCCGCCACGCCATGCGCTCACGGTAAAGAACAGCTCGTCATCGGGAATCTGCAGCCGCAACGGCGTCACGTCGACGACGGAGCCGTAGCGGATGCACTCGTCGCTCTGCATCGAACCGCCCATGACCGTGTGAAACCGCAGTTCACCGTCTTGCGCTATCGCGAACCGCACTGACGGGTCGGCGACTCCCGTGGGGTCGGCCATCACATCGAGGATCGCCTCGATGTCGGCATCCGGTGCCCCCGCCGCGCTCAAACCGTCTCTGACATGCGTGCGCCGGGCAACAGCCATACCTTCCGGATCGCTCGTACCCGCCGTCGAGTCGATAAAAACCATCGACTTCGGCGCGGTGTCTCGCAGCAACTGGGCAATGAGTTCTTTGTCGAGGGGCATAATCACTCTCTCTTTCTCATACAGGTTGACTACGGTGTGCCCGCGTATGCCGAGATCAGCACAGCGAGAAGTCCGATGAGCGCGATGAGTCCAAACAGCGCTGCGAGTGCGCGCAGTCGGGCGACGGGTCGATGCACGGCAAAACGCACGACGATCATCGCTGCATAGAGCAGCACGATAAGCACGGCCCCGAAAAGTGGCGCCGGGTTGCCGAGCGGAATAAGCGGAATGAGAACGATGAGGCAGATCACCACGAGCAGCGCGCCGATGCCAAGCCAGATCGCACCAGATGATGTGCGAAGTGCTGGCTGGTTTGCCATCTTCGTCGGATCTTCGCCGTCACGGAACTCACGGCGGTTGTCTGCGTTCTGTTCCGCCCCCATATGGGCACCATATCCCGACGCGGTGGCCGAGGAAAGGGGCGGATCAGGGAGCGCTCAGGGGCGTTCGAGTGCCGCAGCCCCGCGGCGCGCATCTAAGGCGTCATCGACGTTCCGTACGTCCTTTGGATACGTCGCGTAGAGAGCAGTGATCACGAGCCCGTTTACCACCATCAGAATCACCAGAACCCAGAGAAACACCGTTTGAATGCTGAACACATCAACGAGGATGCCGGCCGACAACGTGAAGATCGCCCAGCCGATCGCCTCGAAAATGGTGATGAAGATCGCGAATGCCTGACCACGCAACTCAGGAAGTGTCACAGCCATCACGATCGGCCGGTTCACACCTGGGTTCAATCCTTGAGCAAGACCCATAAGGCCCCCAGAAGATGGCGTACACCCCGATATTTCCGTAATCGAACTGAGTGCCGAAGTAGGCGACGAGTGCGAACAGGATCTGCGCGATCTGCAGAAACGCGACGCGTCCGCGCGCAGGGAAAACACGATCGAGCCAGCTCGTGGTGAACCCGCCACCGAACGTGCCGAAGAAGTAGCCGATACCGAATGGAAGCAGCACGATCGATGCCACAGCGTTACTGAAGCCGCGCTCGGTGACGAGGAACTGAAGGCCGAAGACGGCGATCAGAAGGTGGCCAGAGAGCAGGCGCGACAGAAGCATGATTGAGAAGCTGCGAATCGCGAACAGAGAAAGCACTGAGCGGATCGTGGGTCGCACCGTGTCGCGCTGTTCGGCAGACATATCAACAAGTTGAGTCTCTGAAGCCCCGATGCCCGGATCTTTGAAGAAGATGAACACGAGCGCAGAAACGACGAGGCAGACTGCGCCAATGATCCACATGCCCCAGCGCCAACCGTCCGAGAAGTTGGACAACTGAGCGATGAGCGGGCCGAGCACCGAGCTCAGAAGCGCCATCACCCCATAGAACATTCCCACGGCTTTGCCGCGGCTCTTATCGTCGAATGAGTCGGAGATGACGGCGTTTGCAATGGGCTGTCCTCCAATGAGCGCTGCAGCCATACACGTGTTGAAGATGAGCAGAACAGTGAAGTCCTGAGCAAACCCTGCCGCGATGCCGAAAACTCCGGCGAGCACTGTCGTCATGACAAGCACGAACCGTCGCGACGTCCGTGACGCGAGCCACACCCAGGCGGGACCGAACGGAACCGCGATGACCTTGCCGACCGCGGCAAGAATGCCAAGGTGACCGTTGTCAAGCCCGAGCGCGCGCGCGATAGTCGGAAACAGCGTTGTCGTGAGCCCGGCTTCCGTACTGTCAACGACCGTGATTCCCGTCAACGTGATGAGGTTGCGCCAACGATGCGGCACACGCGCTGCCTGTTGCGCGCGAAGTTCAGATGTCGGCGGGTGCGCGCCGCCCGAGGATGTGTGTGTTGTGGACATGGGTTCTCCAGTAATCGACGGTGATCGGGGAGCCCGGGGATCGGCAATATCGACCGGACGGCGGAAATGGTAGATGGACAGTACGTGGATGCTGCCGTGCGCTGGGCTGCGGCACGCAGCAGTCAGATGCGAGCGAGCTCCGTTGCAATCCTGTGGAGCACGGCCGTCGACAGGGCTGTCGTGGCTGCAAGCGCGTAAAGTGTCGTGCTGCCAAGCATGCCGAGAAACTCGCTCTGGGTGAGAGCCGGAACGTGAGCATCGAGAACTGTGCGCGATCGCTGGTCGGCCAACAATTCTGAGACGGGCGTGCCAAGATTCAGCTTCCCCGAAGCGAACTCGTCGAGCGGAGGAAGGGGCTCGGCAGCCGCAGCGGCGATTTCGCTCTGCCTTCTGACAAGAAGATGCGCGGGTTCGGGCTCGCTGCCGAGGGGGAGGCCGAGTCGTTCGAACTGGCTCGCCGGAGCATCGTTCTCACGCATTAGCTGGGCGAGCAGCCGCAGCATCCGTAGCTCCTGGTCGGGGTCGTCCAGCGGATGCTCCTGCGCAGGGTCGCTCTCAAGGTCGAACAGGAGCGTGCCGAATGTATAGGGGTTGACCTGCGCGCGACCGGTGAGCTTGAGCGTGCGAACGCCCTTGGTGAAGCTGAACGGCTTGGCCAGTTCCATATCGGTGAACTCTGCCGGTGCGAAACGGCCGCGCATATGTGTGGGCATAAGCGTGTATTCCTCGAGCGGAGCATTGTCAGGAGTCGCGCACGCCCGCATATAGACATAGCGACCGTCAGTGACGTTGACGTGGCCTCCGTGAATGCCGAACAACGCCCCCTCGCGAGCATCCGAGTTCGACTCCGTCTCGGTGGCGCGCGTTGTTCTGATCGGGGTGCCGAGCATGTCGGGCGTGCTCGGCACCCCAAAGAAATCGAGAAGCGTCGGCGCAATGTCGACAGTCTGCACGAGAGCACGATCGTGGGTGCCCGCCGCGCGAGTGCGCGGGTCCCAGATAAAGGCGGGAAGGTGAACCAGCTCGTTGAACCACGGCTGCACTGATTTCGCCCACCAACCGTGCTCGCCGAGAAGGAAACCGTGGTCGGTATTGACGATCAGCAGCGTGTCGTCCCAGAGGTTGTTCTGATCCATCATGTCGAGCACACGGCCGAGAGATCGATCACACATCGACACGAGAGCTTTGTACTCGGCTCGTGCGTGCTCAACCTGATCATCGGGTTCGGTGACCTTTGCATACGGCGGCCAATCACACTCCGGGCCGTCATACTTGTGTGGGTAGAGCTGCTTGTACTCGTCGTAGCTGAAGAACGGCTCGTGCGGGTCAAAGCATTCAATCTGGACGAACCAGCGATCGGCCTCGAGGTTTGACTCGATGAAGTGCAGCCCCGCATCAAAGGTCTTCGTCTGCGGGTGTTCCGCCTCGCGCCGCAGGTAGCCGCGGTTGATGGCGTCCTGACGCATGATTGCACCTTTGAACCCCTCAGCTGGTGCGCGATCAACGATGCCTTTCCACGGGTCGCCCTCCTGGCCTCGGAAGAACTCCCACGTGGAGTAACGCGGATGGTAGGTCGCGCCGCCGTCTTCCCAATAATGAGGGTGGTCGCTAGCCAGGTGCGTGTGTACCCCGGCCTGCTTCAGCATCTCGGGCATCGAATCGTCGAAGGGCTCGAGCGGCCCCCAGCTGCGATGCAGAAAGTTGTACCGCCCCGTGTGGATCTCACGCCGTGCCGGCATGCAGGGCATCGATCCGGCGTAGAAGTTGTCGAGGGCGACGGTGCGCTCGGCTAGTCGTGTGAAGTTGGGAGCGATGATCTCGTCTGATCCGTACGGCGGTAGCATGTGTCGATTGAGACTGTCGAACATCACCATGATGGCGCGCATTATCGAGTCGCTCCTTCGCGGGTTGCCGGAGCGTGCACGTCGGGGTTCACGATCTTGTCGTCGAGGATGTCGCTTCTCAGGGCAGCGATCGTCTCTATGTAGTCGTCGATTTGACGCGCACCCCACTGGTGCAGGCGCTCGCCCAACGCTGAAGCGAACTCGACGTCGAATGCAACGGCAGGGTCAATGTTGAGCGTACGGTCGCGGAAACGGTAGCGGGCTACCTGGTCACGGCGGGCCGCGAGTTCCACATCGATCAGGTCGATGAGCTGCTCTCGAGTCATGTACCCGGCGAAGCTGAGACGAGCGGTGAACTCGGGCTCCTGAAAGCGCGAGGGAGGAGCGTAGGGCCCGGTGAGCCAGTCGAGAAAGACGGTCATGCCTTCGGACGTGGTTCGGTAGATCTTGGCGTCTTGCGCGCCGGGGCGGGTGTCGACCGTGAAGGCGACCCAGCCTCGGTCGGTCATAGTGGAGAGACTGCGATACACCTGGCTCATCGTCGTGTTCGAGCGCAGAAAGCGGCCGTGCAGATCGAGAAACTTCTTGATCTCGTAGCCGGTCGCCGGATGCTCACCGATCAATCCGAGCAGAAGGTGCTCCAGTTTCATCTCTCACTCCGTTCGATTCCACAAGTGGAATGGTTGTGTGGAGAGATCATTACACAAGTGGAATGGTCACGTCAAGAGAGTCCAACCCCAAGCTCGGTTCACGAACAGTCGCCCGCCTCAATCCACCCCGACGATGTCACCCGAGCCCGAGATGTTCTTCTCGACGGTGGCACCGCCGGAATGGCGGATCGTTCCACTGCCGTCAATGGTCGCCGTGAGGGTACCTGTGGCATTGACGACGATGGTGCCCGAGCCCTCGATGAGAGCGACAGCATCCACCGCATCAACGCCTGACGCGTCGATGTCGCCGGCACCCTCGATGGTGACTGATTGCTGAGCCGCAGCGCCCACCAGTGCAATGTCACCTGAGCCGTCAATACGCGCCGTCACCGAGTCCGCATCCAGGTCGTTCACCCGCACATTGCCGCTGCCTTCAATGACCGCCTCGACGGTGTCAGCGTCAACGCCCGATGCATCGATGTCGCCCGATCCGCTGATCGTGAGTTCGACAGCATCCACCCCAGAGAAGTCGGCAGTGAGGCCACCCGACCCCGATACCGTCGCGGTGTCGAGTGAGGGAACGGTGAGCTCATACGTGATCGGGCCGGTCACGCCCATCACCCGGGGGAAACCGGCGTTCGATCCCAGCGTGAGAACTCCGCCGCGCACGTCAGAGGTGAGCGAATCGATCACCTTCTCGCCGGCCGTGATCGTGAGCGACACGTCATCGCCCTTCGTCACCACGACGTTGCCCGACGTCTCAAGGTCGATCGCCGTCACATCGCTGATTTCGCGATCCTGGCTCGTGGTCTCGCCTGGATCGAACATCGAGCAGCCGGTGAGCGCACCGCCGATGATCAGAAGGGATGCTGCCGCGCTGAGCGTGCGGAACCGCATGACCTCACTCGCTTTCGTTGTTGGGCACGGCAGATGTACCGCGCTCCACTCAGAGTAGGCAATCCGGGTTTGCATGCGACACATCCGTGCGAGTGATCTTCGACCGCAGAGCACATACTCAGGTATGAGATCCCGTCGGGCACTATGTCCAATACGTTTATTACAGCTATTGCAGTCATGACTGCAATAGCTGTATCTTGATTCCATGACTATGCCTCGTGATTCCGCGGCCGACCTGGGAACCTCTATTCTGATTCCGCAGCCCGAAGGCTCACTGCGCGTG
The Paramicrobacterium chengjingii DNA segment above includes these coding regions:
- a CDS encoding MDR family MFS transporter, with the translated sequence MTTTEAAPFLLTKRRIWTIFGALIAGMLLASLDQTIVSTAMPTIVGELGGVEHQVWIVTAYLLATTIVMPIYGKFGDVLGRRNLFLIAIALFTLASVGCAFAGSFWAFVVFRALQGLGGGGLMILSQAIIADIVPARERGKYMGPLGAVFGLSAVAGPLLGGYFVDHLTWQWGFYINIPIGIAAFVIAMVTLKLPTKKAEKPIDILGVLFLSIATTCLIFFTDFGGDADFGWGSVATWAWGAGLLAAAAAFIITEARAADPIIPLSLFRNPIFINASAIGMVLGIGMFAAIGFLPTFLQMASGTSAAASGLLLIPMMVGMIGTSIWSGLAITKTGKYKIYPIIGTIVMGAAMLAFTTLAASTPIWLICVFLFVFGVGLGLIMQVVVLVVQNAVPASQVGTATSTNNYFREVGASLGTAVFGTLFTTRLTENLTSVFTDAGASASDAANATATIDPSVLNDLPDAVRDGIVGAYADALAPVFWYILPFIAVAFLLSLLLKQIPLQTESGLVARGEAIGGEEAERLEAEQRAAKNGERVPAANADADSKTE
- a CDS encoding TetR/AcrR family transcriptional regulator, with amino-acid sequence MESATNLRERRRQESAERLIELAREWTARDGFTGYTVEELCEAAGVSRRTFFNYFASKEDAVLGILAPHGDDELTQTFLDGGSSAGETISDALVDDFVALHLARWEIVAPSASDVRAMKAAIEREPRLHTRIFEMIQANEQRDIALIEQREHLEAGDLRASTLVHIVGAFSRATAKEYFADHGDAPPSIGHFSRIFEQRIAAARELLI
- a CDS encoding RidA family protein translates to MTKKAFHTTNAPQPAGPYSQAVEANGFVYTAGFGPQDAANGNAVPESVGDQTRQVLRNVQSALGERGLTLNDCVKTTVHLADLADFAEFNEAYKEFFSEPFPVRTTVGSQLANILVEIDAVAAIPEGK
- a CDS encoding MFS transporter, with amino-acid sequence MANSAMRPKTGLRAIPTKDRRTVAGGAIGTMMEYYDYYLFGLGAAVVFPHVFFPGDDPVTGTLQSFATFAVGFLLRPLGGIVFGYVGDRFGRKRSLMITVIGMGICTTLMGLIPSAESIGLLAPILLVILRMAQGLFVGGEMGPAATIVVEYAPTGRRGLFGALLITGAGVANVFSAGLMSILGAGDETFFMSWGWRIPFLFAAVLTIVAVVLRSKLEESDEFKTYTKTIETGAVKRKNPLMEAIRHPKNLILGILIGLPQSIAGYIVLTYGLSYMVSEHSVDPEVGFIGTMIVGFLQIVMAPVWGHVSDKIGRRKFYILACIGFAVLIYPAFALFSGGTAILIWLGMIVGFVIPGVAMQGTLQTLLTEMFDVEARTTGVNVGYQFSNTLGGGFAPLICAALFAWAGHIWPVIVYATVIALAGVIATAYAKIRPDVENAGRLHELK
- a CDS encoding helix-turn-helix transcriptional regulator gives rise to the protein MPSDAAVAMLSQSAEARVYDTLDEICAVYLPAMRAMAAAAGPGCEVVLHDLSADDPDLDHTIVAIENGHVTGRKVGGPSTSLGASVIHNQGADHDAFGYRGFTSDGRQLRCSSIYFRNRVGKIMAALCVNVDVSALQQARALLDGLLPQPAADSADEPNEFFGHDLVAVMDAMVTDAIHAIGRPVSQMSRDDRVAIVRKLDQQGALQMRKGMEHIASRLGISRVTAYSYLDEARAGQAAPESA
- a CDS encoding DUF998 domain-containing protein; protein product: MNDKNSEVLAPDVHPTGQHWPEQNRTREDQSEKRPTALRRISGALLIAGPLVYFVAEFIAAAAWADPPYSYTYHFISNLGVHGPSVLFGQYMYSPLAWVMNTGFFVFGITIFAGVAMLRGLVGWRHWLTLVPATMLAAGGILLALFPGSGEAMNDGTGEFHSMGAFAGFVGGNVLAIFLGVMRRRVGLSLKIGRTLTVLGCLGLVAMVGYLVDIISGANVLVGLVERGAVYPFLTGLICVGVATVNRGRRSAQPGRE
- a CDS encoding TetR/AcrR family transcriptional regulator; protein product: MSDVHQTGRRERKKAATRTSILDAASELFLARGFDAVSVREIADKADVSPTTVFAHFPQKESLAFSDEDERHQQLVSAVSGRAPETSISDALKAHYLSEIAAFETEPQRQILALMEATPALGEYAERMWLRHEESLVAVITDEFGLADPTNAIRFYVRFALQIQLVASKDTDPRATIDAGFRLLDEGWLRLNVEETTP